The genomic stretch AACTAACGATTATGACAGTTGACCCAGGGTTTGCAGGGCAAAAGTTCATTGCTGAAATGAAAGAAAAGATTAAGCTCGCTAAAGAGTTGAAAGAAACGAGAGGATATAACTATTTAATTGAAGTTGATGGATCTTGTAATGAACGGACGTTTAAGGAGCTTGCACAAGCAGGAAATGAAGTGTTTATTATTGGAACGTCGGGACTTTTTAGCCTAGATGAACAAATAGACAAAGCATGGGATAAGATGTTGGACATTTTTCATCAGGAAACCGCATGTGTAAACAGTAAAGGATAAAGAGGAAAAAATAGTATAAGAACACGCTTTTTTCACATACTAACAATAAAGTCGTTTGAAAGGAGCGTGTTTTATGCGTAAATATTTGTTTATTTTTACTCTCTGTTCTTTCCTATTCGGATTTCTGACTCCTATCACAACATTTGGAGCTCCTGAAAATACGAATAATGAAGTAAAGTTGACAGAAGAACAGCAAAAAGAGATTTCAGTGCTACAAAAAGAGCTTTTCACAAAGAAAAAAGAAATCATTACGAAATATATGGAATATGGAGTGATTTCAGAGAAACAAGGAAAAGAGATGCTTGCTCATATTGAGCGTCATTATGAAAAGAAAAAAGAGCATAATTTCATGCCGCCCAAACATAGAAAACATTGTGAGCATGATAAAAAAGGAAGCTAACCGCTTCCTTTTTTAAATATGTTGTCCTTTATACATATCATCTAACTGTTTTTCAAATTCTTCCGTAATCGGCTCATTTGAGTTATACTCTGGACCGCTCTTGATTTTGTCTTTTGAAAGGTTTATATACACTTTTTGGGTGTCCCAATCCACTTTTGTAATCCAGTTAGGGGAAATAAGAATTTTTTTGCCAAACCAAAAGCTTTTTGTATTAACAACAATATAACGAATTCTCCACGTATCTTCTTCCAAAATAAAGTCTTCTACATATCCAAATTCGCTGTCTGTTG from Priestia filamentosa encodes the following:
- a CDS encoding YckD family protein, which translates into the protein MRKYLFIFTLCSFLFGFLTPITTFGAPENTNNEVKLTEEQQKEISVLQKELFTKKKEIITKYMEYGVISEKQGKEMLAHIERHYEKKKEHNFMPPKHRKHCEHDKKGS